In Nostoc sp. CENA543, a single genomic region encodes these proteins:
- a CDS encoding glucokinase yields the protein MTLLLAGDIGGTKTILRLVEISDASELQTIHEAIYRSGDFPDLVPIVQQFLLNANAGTPEKACFAIAGPVVNNTAKLTNLAWFLDTERLAQELSIPLISLINDFAAVGYGIFGLSKQDLLTLQVGKHQQEAPIAIIGAGTGLGQGFLIKQGNYYQVFPSEGGHADFAPRNELEFQLLKYLLDKHDIQRVSVERVVSGQGIVAIYQFLRDRYHTTESPEIAQIVRTWEQQAGQSEKTVDPGAAIGKAAVQGSDRLCQQTLQIFIDAYGAEAGNLALKLLPYGGLYIAGGIASKILPLIQNGNFLLNFTQKGRMRSLLEEIPVHIILNPQVGLIGAALCAARL from the coding sequence TGAGTTACAGACTATTCATGAGGCAATTTACCGCAGTGGGGATTTTCCTGATTTGGTGCCGATAGTGCAGCAATTTTTACTTAATGCTAATGCAGGTACACCGGAAAAGGCTTGTTTTGCGATCGCTGGCCCCGTGGTTAACAATACTGCTAAACTCACTAATCTAGCTTGGTTCTTAGATACAGAACGCCTCGCACAAGAATTGAGTATTCCTCTCATTTCTCTTATTAATGACTTTGCGGCTGTCGGTTATGGCATTTTTGGCTTGAGTAAACAAGATTTGCTGACTTTGCAAGTAGGTAAACACCAACAAGAAGCACCGATTGCAATTATTGGGGCTGGGACTGGTTTAGGACAAGGATTTTTAATTAAACAGGGGAATTACTATCAAGTCTTTCCGTCAGAAGGGGGACACGCCGATTTTGCGCCACGTAATGAGTTAGAGTTTCAATTATTAAAATATCTGCTGGATAAACATGATATTCAGCGTGTGTCTGTGGAAAGGGTAGTATCTGGACAGGGGATTGTGGCGATTTATCAATTTTTGCGCGATCGCTATCACACTACTGAATCCCCAGAAATCGCCCAAATTGTTCGTACCTGGGAACAACAAGCCGGACAATCAGAAAAAACCGTTGATCCTGGTGCAGCCATTGGGAAAGCAGCAGTGCAAGGAAGCGATCGCCTCTGTCAACAAACTTTGCAAATATTTATCGATGCTTACGGTGCAGAAGCCGGAAATCTCGCCCTCAAACTCTTACCCTACGGTGGCTTGTACATTGCTGGTGGTATTGCCTCCAAAATCTTACCTTTGATACAAAATGGCAATTTCCTCTTAAATTTCACCCAAAAAGGCAGAATGCGTTCCTTGTTAGAAGAAATACCAGTGCATATCATTCTCAATCCACAAGTTGGACTAATAGGTGCTGCTTTGTGTGCTGCTAGGTTATAA